From the genome of Rathayibacter sp. VKM Ac-2804:
TGTCGATCATCCGCTACGGCGCGGGGCGACCCGATGTGATCGCGATGAACACGGAGGCCGGCGACCTGGGCTGGCTGCGCGCGCCGGCGCCGGCCGAGGCCGAGGCGCCGGTCGGGGGCGGGGCGGGGCACGAGTAGCGGCGCACAGCATCAGCTGATGGTGTGCGGGGTGGATCTCCTAGGAGAGATCACCTGATACGTAGGGGAGATCCATGCTGATCGAGTAGCCCGCGGAGCGGGCGTATATCGAGATCCACCACTGTCAGAACGCGAGTCTGCAGAACCGCCCTGCTGACGGTGGTGGGTCTCGATACGCCCCTGCGGGGCTGCTCGACCAGCAGGAAAGCGGCGCCGCGCGTCCTTTCCCTCACCACCGAGACGCGAAACGGCTTCGCTGCTCGATCAGCAAGAAGGGGCGGCGCCCGCAAGGGCGTCTCCTTCGCGTGCAGGGGCGGGCCAGGCGGGCGCTCGTAGACTGGGGGCATGCCCATCGTGCACGGATTCGACTGGCCCGACCGCGTGGTCGTGGGGACGATCGGCTCCCCCGGCTCCCGCTCCTTCTACCTGCAGGCCCGCACCGGTCCGCGCGTCGTCAGCGTCGGGCTGGAGAAGCAGCAGTCCGCCCTGCTCGCCGAGAAGATCGATGAGATCCTCGACCAGCTGATGTCCGCCGAGGGCAACCCGGCGAGTGTGCCGCCCGGCACTCCGCCCGAGCTCGTCGACAACGAGCCGCTCGACCAGCCGGTCGCGGCCGAGTTCCGCGTCGGCAGCCTCAGCCTCGGCTGGGACCCGTCGACGGCGCAGGTGGTCATCGAGGCCTACCCGGTGGTCGAGGGCGACGACGAGGACGACCTCAGCATCGACGACTCCCCGACGCTGCCCGACGAGATGCTGCAGGTGCGGATCCCGGTCG
Proteins encoded in this window:
- a CDS encoding DUF3090 domain-containing protein → MPIVHGFDWPDRVVVGTIGSPGSRSFYLQARTGPRVVSVGLEKQQSALLAEKIDEILDQLMSAEGNPASVPPGTPPELVDNEPLDQPVAAEFRVGSLSLGWDPSTAQVVIEAYPVVEGDDEDDLSIDDSPTLPDEMLQVRIPVGTARAFAKRTLEIVGAGRPLCPRCGEPMDPDGHDCPLT